In one Catenovulum adriaticum genomic region, the following are encoded:
- a CDS encoding EAL domain-containing protein translates to MALKTLHYSIFKLVGGLLFLSSVSILLAVWIATTNHARTQVTKGLQIAESVLKQVLASRELQLYSSADVLTSDFGFKQAVATQDKATIQSVLDNHGQRISADVMALISLSGEVISSDFEQLNHQVTQRLAQLLQNAITQGGATGIVQIADKLYQVILLTVDAPNPIAVSVVGFELEQSFVQELKEITKLEITIQAQIADQAPLLLSSLSASEQVHALKRVGQEFDVLRLPFTYKNMYTSKRFLLSESADNKIWVTISEDLNPLFSEFNFLQFKIFVIALLSLTLALFLGMIFARNLTSPLTALAKIAQKISQGDYYSKVKAKANSQEINNLSLAFSVMQQNIKEREAEIKYQADHDILTNLFNRYQIARIVNQKIEADEYFQVVLFNILDFRSVNDTFGYQNGDACLQTLAQRIMGLGGYAARLNGGELLWIPETTITEEEILNTRQSLETPICIADISINLKLAMALVSCPDDADTEEKLFRRLNIAIEKAQHQALLYQAYHNELEALYLKKLAVLSELKKVLSTEQSELCMFYQPKLNIKSGKAEKAEALIRWNSEKLGFVSPELFIPIAEQAGIIGKLTDWIIRRVIRDIADWQQQGIDLQVAINLSVHDVSDDTLLAKVIHYLQESNVSRAKLSFELTESDLMQDPTKAIAHLNAIRNVGFGLAIDDFGTGYSSLSYLKDMPVTELKIDKSFVLNLATEVNDQNIVKTVIALAQRFGLETVAEGVEDQASLDLLTLLGCDWIQGYYISRPVAPAALIEWFNEQSLPSQTLINKET, encoded by the coding sequence TTGGCTTTAAAAACTTTGCATTACAGCATTTTTAAATTGGTAGGGGGCTTATTATTTTTAAGCTCAGTATCAATATTATTGGCAGTCTGGATTGCAACAACTAACCATGCGCGAACTCAAGTCACTAAAGGTTTGCAAATTGCTGAAAGTGTGCTTAAACAAGTATTGGCTAGTCGGGAGTTGCAGCTTTATAGCTCAGCCGATGTATTAACCTCAGATTTTGGTTTTAAACAAGCTGTAGCTACACAAGATAAAGCCACTATTCAAAGCGTATTGGATAATCATGGACAGCGAATATCAGCAGATGTAATGGCGTTAATTTCATTGTCCGGTGAGGTGATTTCTTCAGATTTTGAGCAATTGAACCATCAAGTTACCCAAAGGCTTGCTCAGTTATTACAAAATGCGATAACCCAAGGCGGTGCAACTGGCATAGTGCAAATAGCAGATAAACTCTATCAGGTCATTTTATTAACTGTGGATGCACCTAACCCTATTGCAGTTTCTGTTGTTGGTTTTGAGTTAGAGCAATCCTTTGTACAAGAGTTAAAAGAAATTACTAAGCTGGAAATTACGATTCAAGCGCAAATCGCAGACCAAGCCCCTTTATTGTTGAGTTCGCTCAGTGCATCTGAGCAAGTTCATGCTTTAAAGCGAGTCGGGCAAGAGTTTGATGTGCTGCGCTTGCCATTTACTTACAAAAATATGTACACCTCAAAGCGTTTTTTATTATCTGAAAGTGCAGATAATAAAATTTGGGTCACTATTTCTGAAGATTTAAATCCATTGTTTTCAGAGTTTAATTTTTTACAGTTTAAAATTTTTGTTATTGCACTTTTATCGTTAACTTTAGCGCTATTCTTAGGGATGATATTTGCTCGAAATTTAACCTCCCCGCTAACAGCCTTAGCTAAAATCGCCCAGAAAATTTCACAAGGTGATTATTATAGTAAGGTTAAAGCAAAAGCTAATTCCCAAGAAATTAATAATTTATCGTTGGCTTTTAGTGTGATGCAGCAAAATATTAAAGAGCGCGAAGCAGAAATTAAGTATCAAGCGGATCATGACATTTTAACGAATTTGTTTAATCGTTATCAGATTGCTCGGATCGTTAATCAAAAAATTGAAGCCGATGAGTATTTTCAAGTTGTCTTGTTTAATATTTTAGACTTTAGAAGTGTTAACGATACATTTGGCTATCAAAACGGCGATGCTTGTTTGCAAACCTTGGCTCAGCGAATTATGGGATTAGGCGGTTATGCTGCAAGATTAAACGGGGGAGAGTTATTATGGATCCCTGAAACGACGATTACAGAAGAAGAGATATTAAATACCCGGCAATCGTTAGAAACCCCTATTTGTATTGCTGATATTTCTATTAACTTAAAATTGGCGATGGCGTTAGTTTCTTGCCCTGATGATGCTGATACTGAAGAAAAGTTATTTCGGCGTTTAAACATTGCAATTGAAAAAGCTCAACACCAAGCGCTTTTGTATCAAGCGTATCATAATGAATTAGAAGCGCTGTATTTAAAAAAATTAGCGGTTTTAAGTGAATTAAAAAAAGTATTGTCCACGGAGCAAAGTGAGCTTTGCATGTTTTATCAACCTAAACTCAACATTAAATCAGGCAAAGCTGAAAAAGCAGAAGCCTTGATTCGTTGGAATAGTGAAAAGCTGGGGTTTGTTTCTCCCGAGTTATTTATTCCTATTGCAGAGCAAGCGGGCATCATTGGAAAACTAACAGATTGGATTATTCGACGTGTTATTCGTGACATTGCAGACTGGCAACAACAAGGTATTGATCTACAAGTAGCCATTAATTTATCTGTGCATGATGTGTCAGATGATACTTTATTGGCTAAAGTGATTCATTACTTGCAAGAATCTAATGTGAGTCGCGCTAAGTTATCATTTGAGTTAACCGAAAGTGATTTGATGCAAGATCCTACAAAAGCGATAGCGCATTTAAATGCCATTCGTAATGTCGGGTTCGGTTTAGCGATTGATGACTTTGGTACTGGATATTCATCGTTATCTTACCTAAAAGATATGCCAGTTACCGAGCTTAAAATAGATAAAAGCTTTGTTTTGAACTTAGCAACTGAAGTAAATGATCAAAATATAGTTAAAACGGTGATTGCTCTTGCACAAAGGTTTGGGTTAGAAACCGTAGCAGAAGGCGTGGAAGATCAAGCATCGTTGGACTTGTTAACTCTGCTGGGCTGTGATTGGATTCAAGGTTATTACATTAGTCGGCCTGTCGCCCCTGCTGCGTTAATTGAGTGGTTTAATGAGCAGTCATTACCAAGCCAAACCTTAATAAATAAGGAAACATGA
- a CDS encoding methylamine utilization protein has protein sequence MMKLYASLIAACLLLPASLMAQSEIKVIDQNGNPVSEAVISLPGTEVSVSEQTLVMDQVNKQFLPQVLLIQQGQSVHFPNSDNIRHHVYSFSSAKPFEIKLYSGSSTDPVRFDKSGLVVLGCNIHDNMIGYIYVADNELAQISNNKGLVTFNQDLLPKNVQVWHAKLSNSSSKRKLFVLEKKNTEGDWLLQINLIAKPKSAEKKVKSFRNRFN, from the coding sequence ATGATGAAATTATATGCCAGTTTAATCGCAGCCTGTTTGCTATTGCCTGCCAGTTTGATGGCACAAAGCGAAATTAAAGTGATTGATCAAAATGGAAACCCGGTGAGCGAAGCCGTCATTTCATTGCCGGGGACTGAGGTTTCAGTTTCGGAGCAAACTTTAGTGATGGATCAGGTTAATAAGCAGTTTTTACCCCAGGTGTTGCTGATCCAGCAAGGTCAGTCAGTTCATTTTCCAAACAGCGATAATATACGCCACCACGTTTATAGCTTTTCATCAGCTAAACCATTTGAAATTAAATTATATAGCGGTAGTTCAACTGATCCTGTCCGGTTTGATAAATCGGGTTTAGTGGTACTAGGCTGTAATATACACGACAACATGATTGGCTATATTTATGTGGCCGATAATGAATTAGCGCAAATTTCAAATAATAAAGGCTTGGTCACATTTAATCAGGATTTGTTACCTAAGAATGTACAGGTTTGGCATGCCAAATTGTCAAATTCGTCTAGTAAGCGAAAGTTGTTTGTTTTAGAAAAGAAAAATACAGAGGGCGACTGGCTGCTACAAATCAATTTAATTGCTAAGCCAAAATCAGCTGAAAAAAAAGTAAAATCATTTAGAAATAGGTTTAATTAA
- a CDS encoding bifunctional aconitate hydratase 2/2-methylisocitrate dehydratase: MSLYQEYMAEIESRKTELGLNPKPIDSAELLYEIIAQIKDTDNEYREDSLKFFIYNILPGTTPAAGVKAQFLKEIILGQESVAEINPEFAFELLSHMKGGPSIEVLLDLALSDDESVAKTAAEVLKTQVFLYEADTARLEAALKAGNAIAKDILESYAQAEFFTKLPDIDEKIEVVTFIAGEGDISTDLLSPGNQAHSRADRELHGQCMITPEAQQEIVALQKKHPNAKVMLIAEKGTMGVGSSRMSGVNNVALWAGKQASPYVPFINIAPVVAGTNGIAPIFLTTVDVTGGIGLDLKNWVKKTDESGNVVTDENGDPVLEEAYSVATGTVLTIDTKTKKLYKGDKELVDVSSAFTPQKVEFMKAGGSYAVTFGKQLQTFAAETLGIEAPDVYAQSKEISHQGQGLTAVEKIFNRNAVGVASDAPLHAGSNVRVKVNIVGSQDTTGPMTCQELEAMAASTISPGVDGAYQSGCHTASVWDAKAQANIPKLMAFMNKFGLITARDPKGVYHSMTDVIHKVLNDITVDERAIIIGGDSHTRMSKGVAFGADSGTVAVALATGEAAMPIPESVKVTFKGQMADHMDFRDVVHATQAQMLKQFGGENVFQGRIIEVHIGTLLADQAFTFTDWTAEMKAKASICISNDETLIQSIELAKSRIQIMIEKGMDNEAGMLAGLIKLADERIEGIKSGKAPALTPDDSAKYYAEVVVDLDVIDEPMIADPDVNNEDVSKRYTHDVIRPVSYYKDKPVDLGFVGSCMVHKGDMQIIAQMLRNLEKQNGTIEFKAPLVVAPPTYNIVDELKAEGYWAVLEKYSGFVFDDAHPKDAARTKYENILYLERPGCNLCMGNQEKAEPGDTVIATSTRLFQGRVVADSAEKKGESLLGSTPLVVLSSVLGRFPTTDEYKAAVTGIDLTKFTPPEHAMTTHFDAAIPVQRVD; encoded by the coding sequence ATGAGCCTATATCAAGAATATATGGCTGAGATCGAGAGCCGTAAAACGGAACTCGGTTTAAATCCGAAACCGATTGACAGCGCGGAGTTGCTGTATGAAATCATTGCTCAAATTAAAGATACTGACAATGAATATCGTGAAGACTCTTTAAAGTTCTTTATTTACAATATTTTGCCAGGCACAACGCCTGCTGCAGGTGTTAAGGCTCAATTCCTAAAAGAAATCATCTTAGGCCAAGAGTCAGTTGCCGAAATTAATCCTGAGTTTGCGTTTGAATTGCTTTCGCACATGAAAGGCGGTCCTTCAATTGAAGTATTGCTTGATCTTGCTTTAAGTGATGACGAATCTGTTGCAAAAACGGCTGCTGAGGTATTAAAAACACAAGTATTCTTATACGAAGCTGATACAGCCCGCTTAGAAGCAGCATTGAAAGCGGGTAATGCCATTGCCAAAGACATTTTAGAAAGCTACGCACAAGCCGAATTCTTTACAAAACTGCCTGATATTGACGAAAAAATTGAAGTGGTGACTTTTATCGCGGGTGAAGGTGATATTTCAACTGACTTGTTATCGCCAGGTAACCAAGCGCATTCACGTGCAGACCGCGAGTTACACGGTCAATGTATGATCACCCCTGAAGCGCAGCAAGAAATTGTTGCGTTACAAAAGAAACACCCTAACGCAAAAGTAATGTTAATTGCTGAAAAAGGGACTATGGGTGTGGGTTCTTCGCGTATGTCAGGTGTTAATAATGTTGCGTTATGGGCGGGCAAACAAGCTTCTCCATATGTGCCGTTTATTAATATTGCCCCTGTTGTTGCCGGTACTAATGGTATCGCACCTATCTTCCTTACCACAGTTGATGTAACGGGTGGTATTGGTCTTGACCTTAAAAACTGGGTTAAGAAAACCGATGAGTCTGGCAACGTGGTAACGGATGAAAATGGCGATCCAGTATTAGAAGAAGCTTATTCTGTTGCAACAGGTACTGTTTTAACCATAGATACGAAAACTAAGAAGTTATACAAAGGTGATAAAGAGTTAGTTGACGTGTCTTCTGCTTTCACGCCACAAAAAGTCGAATTTATGAAAGCAGGTGGTTCTTACGCAGTTACATTTGGTAAGCAACTACAAACATTTGCAGCTGAAACTTTAGGGATTGAAGCCCCTGATGTGTACGCCCAGTCGAAAGAAATTTCACACCAAGGTCAAGGTTTAACCGCGGTTGAGAAAATCTTTAATCGTAACGCTGTAGGTGTTGCATCTGATGCACCTTTGCATGCAGGTTCTAATGTTCGCGTTAAAGTCAATATTGTTGGCTCGCAAGACACCACGGGCCCAATGACATGCCAAGAGTTGGAAGCTATGGCTGCTTCAACTATTTCTCCAGGTGTTGATGGTGCATACCAGTCTGGTTGTCACACAGCATCAGTTTGGGATGCAAAAGCGCAAGCAAATATTCCTAAATTAATGGCATTCATGAATAAGTTCGGTTTAATCACAGCACGTGACCCGAAAGGTGTTTACCATTCAATGACTGACGTCATCCACAAAGTATTAAACGATATTACTGTAGATGAGCGTGCAATTATCATTGGTGGTGACTCACATACGCGTATGTCTAAAGGTGTCGCATTTGGTGCAGACTCGGGTACAGTTGCTGTTGCACTTGCAACGGGTGAAGCAGCAATGCCAATTCCTGAGTCTGTTAAAGTGACCTTTAAAGGCCAAATGGCAGACCATATGGATTTCCGTGACGTTGTTCATGCTACTCAAGCACAAATGCTTAAGCAATTTGGCGGCGAGAATGTGTTCCAAGGTCGTATTATTGAAGTTCATATCGGTACTTTGTTAGCTGACCAAGCTTTCACATTCACTGACTGGACCGCAGAAATGAAAGCAAAAGCTTCTATCTGTATTTCTAACGATGAAACCTTGATTCAGTCTATTGAGCTTGCTAAGAGCCGTATCCAAATCATGATTGAAAAGGGTATGGATAACGAAGCGGGTATGTTAGCAGGTTTAATTAAACTGGCTGATGAGCGCATTGAAGGGATTAAATCGGGTAAAGCGCCTGCATTAACACCGGATGATTCTGCTAAATACTATGCTGAAGTGGTTGTTGATTTAGATGTAATTGATGAGCCTATGATTGCAGACCCTGATGTAAACAATGAAGATGTTTCTAAGCGTTATACTCACGACGTTATTCGTCCGGTTTCTTATTATAAAGATAAGCCGGTTGATCTCGGTTTTGTTGGTTCTTGTATGGTGCACAAAGGCGACATGCAAATTATCGCGCAAATGTTACGTAATCTGGAAAAACAAAATGGCACTATTGAATTTAAAGCGCCATTAGTGGTTGCGCCACCCACCTACAACATTGTTGACGAGCTAAAAGCGGAAGGTTACTGGGCAGTATTAGAGAAATATTCTGGTTTTGTATTTGACGATGCTCACCCGAAAGATGCTGCACGTACTAAGTACGAAAACATTTTATACTTAGAACGTCCTGGTTGTAATTTATGTATGGGTAACCAGGAAAAAGCGGAACCAGGTGACACAGTTATCGCAACTTCAACACGTTTATTCCAAGGCCGTGTTGTAGCTGACTCTGCCGAGAAAAAAGGTGAATCTTTATTAGGTTCTACACCTTTAGTTGTACTTTCTAGTGTATTAGGTCGATTCCCAACGACTGATGAATATAAAGCAGCAGTAACGGGTATTGACTTAACTAAGTTTACACCGCCAGAGCATGCAATGACGACTCACTTTGATGCTGCTATTCCTGTACAGCGCGTAGACTAA
- a CDS encoding HIT domain-containing protein, whose product MSFMLDARLSADCWDVTDLELSKLLLMDNRNLPWLILVPRKDGAVEITDLTVTEQQILLQEINLVTEIQQKMFNPDKINTAAIGNIVPQLHVHIIGRFKNDAAWPAPVWGNLPAEKYHKGELQQRIQLLKHAIHI is encoded by the coding sequence ATGAGCTTTATGTTAGATGCTCGGTTAAGTGCAGATTGCTGGGATGTGACAGATTTAGAGTTGTCTAAATTATTATTAATGGATAATCGCAATTTACCTTGGCTTATTTTAGTGCCCAGAAAGGACGGAGCGGTAGAAATAACCGACCTAACGGTCACTGAGCAACAGATATTATTACAAGAGATAAATTTAGTTACTGAAATTCAGCAAAAAATGTTTAATCCGGATAAAATTAATACCGCAGCAATTGGTAATATTGTGCCTCAATTGCATGTGCATATTATTGGTCGGTTTAAAAATGATGCGGCATGGCCGGCACCCGTGTGGGGTAATTTACCTGCAGAAAAATACCATAAAGGTGAGTTGCAACAGCGAATTCAATTGCTTAAGCATGCGATTCATATTTAA
- a CDS encoding tetratricopeptide repeat protein: protein MYLIRLICLTLSLLIMLAGCATRSEHKWPIQPNVDYFSLADHGYQQWLKQRSNLVLLAQAKRDFESALQLQPEQINAQYYHYRASASLSMALDKINEDELLSYFNEMNLSLYPETVSPAYVTYAIKYNQAKQANQLQQRFSELKTIIQRAIKQNPYNTQNWIILSELYQQQDQVDLSIAAATQAYKMQPDEIESVKAMALGINIKAESTSCVYEQTDLLQTSLVYFNKALQLSQQASDYLEYSAFQLLRLGDIKQAQLNALKAFKRSASYTNSLLTFETSLLLGDYETAAQALIPMSKEFAPEQARKYQLLLSIAQQDVELTGHYLGQFLNQESHEQLDIYTALLVDHVQKQRPKNEFLSRPFIESSNTLSEFYQASSSDLQANAKLLESASDTCSLANAHYFIGFKAFSESNYKQAYKHFNQVVGYKNYRQPSYLWAHAMLQTAEMGHYANYLSTMQEQIKQADANAQFELGVEYFLAKLVPYDLPKALSLLESSAAQKNEKALNLLAYLYSDSEKIERNIVKAIDYYQQSAEQGNAYALYQLGLIYQDGIAVNKDEQLAVEYYLASIKQGGTAALLNLANLYLQGQGVAQSNEKAWHYLKQSALSGDYEGQIQLALFYQKQNEELVKSAAWFSIAKEQLEPGSKVANKLAQFIQTLAVPDELVQQEIEQIQPQIKHN from the coding sequence ATGTATTTGATTCGACTCATTTGCTTAACGTTAAGTTTGCTCATTATGTTAGCTGGGTGTGCAACTCGTAGTGAGCATAAATGGCCGATTCAACCGAATGTCGATTATTTTAGTTTGGCGGATCATGGTTACCAGCAATGGTTAAAGCAGCGCTCTAATTTGGTATTGCTTGCTCAGGCAAAACGAGACTTTGAGAGCGCATTACAATTACAGCCTGAACAAATTAATGCTCAGTATTACCACTATCGAGCCTCAGCCAGCTTATCGATGGCATTAGATAAAATAAATGAAGATGAGCTTCTGAGTTATTTTAATGAGATGAATTTAAGTTTATATCCTGAAACTGTCTCTCCAGCTTATGTTACTTACGCGATAAAATATAATCAGGCTAAGCAAGCTAATCAGCTACAGCAAAGATTTTCAGAGCTGAAAACCATTATTCAGCGAGCAATCAAACAAAATCCTTATAATACCCAAAATTGGATTATTTTATCTGAACTGTACCAGCAGCAAGATCAAGTTGATTTAAGTATTGCCGCGGCAACTCAAGCTTACAAAATGCAACCCGATGAAATTGAAAGTGTTAAAGCCATGGCATTGGGTATTAATATAAAAGCAGAAAGTACGAGCTGTGTTTATGAGCAAACTGACTTATTACAAACTTCATTGGTTTATTTTAATAAAGCGCTTCAATTGTCACAGCAAGCGTCTGATTATTTAGAATATAGCGCATTTCAATTATTGAGATTAGGCGATATTAAGCAAGCTCAATTAAATGCTTTAAAAGCTTTTAAAAGATCAGCCAGTTATACAAATAGCTTATTAACGTTTGAAACCAGTTTATTGTTAGGTGATTACGAAACAGCAGCGCAAGCCTTAATTCCTATGTCAAAAGAATTTGCCCCTGAACAGGCAAGAAAATATCAATTATTATTGTCAATCGCTCAACAAGATGTGGAATTAACAGGGCATTATTTAGGCCAGTTTTTAAATCAAGAATCACATGAACAATTAGATATTTATACGGCGTTACTGGTTGATCATGTGCAAAAGCAACGTCCTAAAAATGAATTTTTGAGCCGTCCCTTTATTGAATCTTCCAATACGCTTAGCGAATTTTATCAAGCCAGTTCAAGTGATCTGCAAGCGAATGCAAAATTACTTGAATCAGCAAGCGATACTTGTAGCTTAGCCAATGCTCATTATTTTATTGGGTTTAAAGCTTTTAGTGAATCAAACTATAAACAAGCCTATAAACACTTTAATCAGGTTGTTGGTTATAAAAATTATCGCCAGCCAAGTTATTTATGGGCGCATGCTATGTTACAAACCGCAGAAATGGGACACTATGCTAATTATTTATCAACAATGCAAGAGCAGATAAAGCAAGCAGATGCAAATGCTCAATTTGAATTGGGGGTTGAGTATTTTTTGGCTAAATTAGTGCCGTATGATTTACCTAAAGCGTTATCATTATTAGAGTCATCAGCAGCTCAAAAAAATGAAAAAGCTTTAAACCTTTTAGCTTATTTATATTCTGATAGTGAAAAAATTGAACGGAACATAGTAAAAGCAATTGATTATTATCAGCAATCAGCCGAACAAGGTAATGCCTATGCTTTATATCAACTAGGCTTAATTTACCAAGATGGTATAGCTGTAAATAAAGACGAACAGTTAGCTGTTGAATATTATTTAGCGTCCATTAAGCAGGGCGGCACGGCCGCTTTATTAAATTTAGCTAATTTATATTTGCAAGGGCAGGGTGTTGCACAAAGTAATGAAAAAGCTTGGCATTATTTAAAACAAAGCGCATTATCGGGCGATTACGAAGGTCAAATTCAGCTGGCTTTATTTTATCAAAAACAAAATGAAGAGTTAGTTAAATCAGCGGCTTGGTTTAGTATCGCTAAAGAGCAGTTAGAGCCAGGTAGTAAAGTGGCAAATAAGCTTGCTCAGTTTATTCAAACATTAGCCGTTCCTGATGAATTAGTGCAGCAAGAGATTGAGCAAATACAGCCACAAATAAAACACAATTAA
- a CDS encoding DUF3857 domain-containing protein: MPLKIFVKAKVNLVCFWLLLFVQNPVLIFWPLQVEAADTQMPQRLAPPLAEQALRMTQSEHAEVLYSVHKTQLFADGKTEQIHYYSIRVLDEAAVQDYQTVFLPYNSDTQLISLDFAHIYQPETQQSAAVSVDISEQILKGDKPLPAQRNELSLNQIETDKALSLFARSLKVDDIIEFQYRIKSQAQHSLGMVSQTVSPYWLQIKAEPRQPNNLLTSPLMAIRADLVQQYRFELISPKSVKVKVQALGEHKNITPSVNIHKNQKSTQWQLENLAQLTLHNFVPNTAQLFSPVKICAFCRYSNVQTFYNQWQLVKPNADSLQSFIEKLKQSPLYQSAHNKNEKLKAVYAYVRQQIVFQPSVLSSHSFLPVSAEQVILARHGNDKDITQLIVEILTELEIQAEFAWLDLQAIPLQQTADITEHLVNFDQAIVYIPEQSGLTERWLDPSSELIYPGMAANLVGHSAAVFSKEALGIQFKSIQVNALPANVAKMMLDYYPGSTAQRKIQLELNVQGWFEQYFRTLANQDNMQINKNSQIEQKLLALFNAEADIELDYKVEHLASDIEPLTIKATYLFNQPKSIYTAGVNSAQMFNFLSNFNALPLPQQATSGYQNKLSYQAQLQAKFMAYPERIASLYQSSISQKSPYFKFTQQGEYVQNDYLVHFKYQQPALKLANLDYQAYLREIQGLSQLDAWLISFRLNPEEQAQKELKNALAQLTQQSDERLLAKAEYAISQSQFEQAIALAQQVLNENDRHAKAWYILATALGFNGELKAAKAAFNQAEKFDFKWEPKN, from the coding sequence TTGCCATTAAAAATATTTGTAAAAGCCAAAGTTAACTTAGTTTGCTTTTGGCTTTTGTTGTTTGTTCAAAACCCAGTGTTGATCTTTTGGCCATTGCAAGTTGAGGCAGCTGATACACAAATGCCTCAACGTTTAGCACCACCTTTGGCTGAGCAGGCGTTGCGAATGACTCAATCAGAGCACGCCGAAGTTTTGTATTCAGTTCATAAAACCCAGCTGTTTGCTGATGGGAAAACTGAGCAAATTCATTATTATTCTATTCGAGTTTTGGATGAAGCAGCAGTTCAAGATTATCAAACGGTTTTTTTACCTTATAACTCAGATACCCAGTTAATCTCGCTTGATTTTGCTCATATTTATCAGCCTGAAACTCAACAATCTGCAGCAGTAAGCGTTGATATTAGCGAGCAAATATTAAAAGGTGATAAACCATTACCAGCACAAAGGAACGAATTAAGCTTAAACCAAATTGAAACAGATAAAGCTTTGAGCTTATTTGCTCGCAGCTTAAAAGTGGATGATATAATTGAGTTTCAATATAGAATTAAAAGCCAAGCACAACATAGTTTGGGGATGGTGAGTCAAACGGTTTCACCATATTGGTTGCAAATTAAAGCGGAGCCTAGGCAACCCAATAACTTGCTTACATCGCCATTAATGGCAATACGAGCTGATTTGGTTCAACAATATCGGTTTGAATTAATTTCACCCAAATCAGTAAAAGTAAAAGTGCAGGCGTTGGGTGAACATAAAAATATAACGCCATCGGTTAATATTCACAAAAACCAAAAAAGCACACAGTGGCAACTAGAAAATTTAGCTCAACTTACTTTGCATAATTTTGTGCCTAACACAGCCCAATTGTTTAGCCCGGTTAAGATATGTGCTTTTTGTCGTTATTCAAACGTGCAAACATTTTATAATCAATGGCAATTAGTTAAACCTAACGCTGACTCATTACAAAGTTTTATTGAAAAGTTAAAGCAAAGCCCATTGTATCAATCAGCTCACAATAAAAATGAAAAACTTAAAGCAGTGTATGCTTATGTTCGTCAGCAAATTGTATTTCAGCCAAGTGTCTTATCTAGTCATTCATTTTTGCCAGTGTCAGCGGAGCAAGTCATTTTAGCTCGCCATGGAAATGACAAAGATATTACTCAGCTCATTGTTGAAATTTTAACTGAACTTGAAATCCAAGCTGAATTTGCTTGGTTAGATTTACAAGCCATACCTTTACAGCAAACAGCAGATATAACTGAGCATTTAGTTAATTTTGATCAAGCAATTGTTTATATCCCCGAGCAATCAGGATTAACTGAACGCTGGCTTGATCCTAGTTCTGAGTTAATTTATCCAGGCATGGCGGCTAATTTAGTGGGGCATAGCGCCGCTGTTTTTTCAAAAGAGGCGCTAGGCATTCAATTTAAATCTATTCAAGTGAACGCTCTGCCTGCTAACGTTGCGAAAATGATGCTTGATTATTACCCAGGTTCGACAGCTCAGCGGAAAATCCAACTGGAGCTTAATGTGCAAGGTTGGTTTGAGCAGTATTTTCGAACACTGGCAAATCAAGATAATATGCAAATTAATAAAAACAGCCAAATCGAACAAAAGCTATTAGCTTTATTTAATGCTGAAGCTGATATTGAATTAGATTATAAAGTAGAACATTTAGCGTCTGACATTGAGCCACTCACAATAAAAGCGACCTATTTATTTAATCAGCCTAAAAGTATTTATACCGCTGGGGTAAATAGTGCTCAAATGTTTAATTTTTTATCTAACTTTAATGCTTTGCCGCTACCGCAACAAGCTACCTCTGGCTATCAAAATAAATTGAGCTACCAAGCACAATTACAAGCTAAATTTATGGCTTACCCAGAGCGTATTGCAAGTTTGTATCAAAGCTCAATTAGTCAAAAAAGCCCTTATTTTAAATTTACCCAACAAGGCGAATATGTTCAAAATGACTATCTTGTTCATTTTAAATATCAGCAGCCAGCGCTTAAATTAGCGAATTTAGACTATCAGGCTTATTTACGTGAAATTCAGGGGTTATCTCAGTTAGATGCATGGCTTATTTCGTTTCGGTTAAACCCAGAGGAACAAGCGCAAAAAGAATTGAAAAATGCATTAGCGCAATTGACGCAGCAAAGTGATGAACGTTTATTAGCTAAAGCTGAATACGCTATTAGTCAAAGTCAGTTTGAACAGGCAATTGCATTAGCGCAGCAAGTGTTAAACGAAAATGATAGACACGCTAAAGCTTGGTATATATTAGCAACGGCTTTAGGGTTTAACGGCGAGCTTAAAGCAGCTAAAGCAGCATTTAATCAAGCTGAAAAGTTTGATTTTAAATGGGAGCCGAAAAACTAA